One genomic segment of Halodesulfovibrio aestuarii DSM 17919 = ATCC 29578 includes these proteins:
- a CDS encoding helix-turn-helix transcriptional regulator, producing MKKLLSTKEVAQYLGVNEKMVYTLISEKSLPATKATGKWLFPTHLVEQWVEARTMNFPEQVQHSSVMEKTLIIAGSNDMLVDYAMKLYMQKNEGLYAAFCNLGSLGGIRAVHNGAAHIATSHLMDRDDSDYNFSFTQNEMQEPPAVVNFSFREQGYIIAKGNPKKIKGTKDIASGNITVVNRSSGTGTRLLFDAELAAAGAEGKTIPGYDNCVARHIDVGFEVISGNADAGLGIRAVAQALQLDFIPVQWERYDLIIPKSHYFDKNIQAFISLLRDPQIITHAEKLGGYDLTRSTSVIYPGEAGIPE from the coding sequence ATGAAGAAGCTTTTATCCACAAAAGAAGTCGCACAGTACCTTGGTGTAAACGAAAAGATGGTCTACACGCTCATCTCCGAAAAAAGTTTACCCGCTACCAAAGCAACCGGAAAATGGTTGTTTCCGACGCATCTTGTGGAACAATGGGTAGAAGCCCGTACCATGAACTTTCCTGAACAGGTACAGCACAGCTCTGTCATGGAAAAAACTCTCATCATCGCAGGCAGTAACGACATGCTCGTCGATTACGCCATGAAACTTTACATGCAAAAGAATGAAGGGCTCTATGCGGCGTTCTGCAACCTCGGAAGCCTTGGTGGAATCCGTGCGGTACATAATGGTGCAGCGCATATCGCCACAAGTCATCTCATGGATAGAGACGATAGCGATTACAACTTCTCCTTTACCCAGAATGAAATGCAGGAGCCTCCGGCTGTTGTAAACTTCTCCTTCCGTGAGCAAGGCTACATTATTGCTAAAGGAAACCCTAAAAAGATCAAAGGGACCAAAGATATCGCCTCCGGTAATATTACAGTCGTAAACCGTAGCTCGGGCACAGGCACAAGACTGCTTTTTGATGCAGAACTGGCTGCAGCCGGAGCAGAAGGTAAGACCATTCCCGGTTATGACAACTGTGTAGCACGTCATATTGATGTCGGGTTCGAGGTCATCAGCGGCAACGCAGACGCCGGACTTGGTATCCGAGCGGTTGCACAGGCACTACAGCTTGATTTTATTCCAGTACAATGGGAACGCTACGATCTCATTATTCCTAAATCCCACTATTTCGATAAAAACATTCAGGCATTCATCAGTCTGCTACGTGATCCACAAATCATTACACACGCTGAAAAGCTTGGCGGTTATGATTTAACGCGCTCTACAAGTGTTATTTATCCAGGTGAAGCTGGGATTCCTGAATAA